In a genomic window of Desulfosporosinus sp. Sb-LF:
- a CDS encoding corrinoid protein, translated as MADFVNLNEAIIQGSLQKVKELTQGMIDNKVDPVSIINEGLIPGMGVVGTRFKAGSMYVPEVMMSARAMSAGIELVKPLIADSDMPTAGTVVVGTIQGDLHDIGKNLVNMMLESSGFKVIDLGVDIKPEAFVKAVKEHKAQIIGMSALLTTTMLNMKATIEALKVEGLREQVKVIVGGAPVSKEFAEQIGADGYAPDAGTAADLCKRLLA; from the coding sequence ATGGCAGATTTCGTGAATTTAAATGAAGCAATCATCCAGGGAAGCCTGCAAAAAGTTAAGGAATTGACCCAGGGTATGATCGACAACAAGGTTGATCCCGTGTCTATCATCAATGAAGGTCTCATCCCAGGGATGGGCGTCGTTGGTACACGTTTTAAAGCCGGTAGTATGTATGTACCAGAAGTTATGATGTCAGCTAGAGCCATGAGTGCTGGAATTGAGCTGGTTAAACCGTTGATTGCTGATTCGGATATGCCTACAGCAGGGACTGTGGTGGTGGGCACAATTCAAGGGGACCTTCACGATATTGGTAAGAACCTTGTGAATATGATGCTGGAAAGTAGCGGTTTTAAAGTGATTGATTTAGGAGTTGACATCAAACCGGAGGCTTTTGTTAAAGCAGTGAAAGAACATAAGGCCCAGATTATTGGTATGTCAGCCCTATTAACCACGACGATGTTGAATATGAAAGCAACGATCGAAGCTTTAAAAGTCGAAGGATTGCGCGAGCAGGTAAAGGTAATCGTTGGCGGTGCTCCCGTATCAAAAGAGTTTGCTGAGCAAATCGGGGCAGATGGGTATGCGCCAGATGCTGGTACTGCCGCAGATTTGTGCAAAAGGTTACTCGCTTAA
- a CDS encoding FMN-binding glutamate synthase family protein — MNRISDYSIRRLLSDKYSENLTEIITSLKRMSILNMIEFNMRAQDGKTIERPLGSNKHFPGYDMLMFAPSIMTKFSLLESAKIDMRVTIGPEATKPLTINIPLMISGMAYGLALSEEEKLALAKAAKTMETTTGSGEGPLLPEERQEAGKYILQISRWPWGGRTDEQISSADMLEVQMGQGAAMGTYKVEAMQGKAQTLAGLIPGQSVASLPAPPGVNTPDDWPSFMATLRKRAKGIPIGLKLMPTGRLEEDLDVAIDLGFDAIVLDGAQGGTYGSAPIKQDDFGIPTLNALVRADRFLKARGVRQQISLITAGGYFTPGECLKALALGADAINLGSIVIMASSSNQTEKVIPFEPPNTIVFYDSSTNVKELNVNQAATSVVNLLTSMVAEMEEAMRALGKTSLKELNPDDLVALDSYTAEVTGVKRIY; from the coding sequence ATGAATAGAATTAGCGATTATTCGATCAGAAGATTACTCTCTGACAAATATTCTGAGAATCTTACGGAGATCATCACTTCATTAAAACGAATGTCGATCCTGAACATGATTGAATTTAACATGCGAGCTCAAGATGGAAAAACCATCGAACGTCCGTTAGGGTCTAATAAGCATTTCCCCGGCTATGATATGCTAATGTTTGCTCCCTCAATTATGACGAAATTCTCGCTTCTTGAAAGTGCCAAGATCGATATGCGAGTGACCATCGGCCCGGAGGCTACTAAGCCGCTCACTATCAATATTCCTTTGATGATTAGCGGTATGGCCTATGGTTTAGCTCTTAGTGAAGAAGAAAAGCTGGCCCTGGCCAAAGCGGCAAAAACCATGGAGACTACCACTGGTTCAGGAGAAGGACCGTTGTTACCTGAGGAACGACAAGAGGCAGGTAAATACATTTTACAAATTTCTCGCTGGCCTTGGGGCGGAAGAACTGACGAACAGATATCCTCGGCAGATATGTTGGAAGTTCAGATGGGCCAAGGGGCAGCGATGGGAACTTATAAGGTGGAAGCAATGCAAGGGAAAGCCCAAACGCTGGCAGGATTAATTCCTGGTCAATCAGTGGCTTCTCTTCCGGCACCCCCAGGTGTTAATACTCCTGACGATTGGCCTTCTTTTATGGCAACTTTGCGCAAGAGAGCCAAGGGGATTCCAATAGGATTAAAATTAATGCCAACAGGACGTCTAGAGGAGGATCTGGACGTCGCTATAGATTTGGGATTTGATGCCATCGTTCTTGACGGGGCACAAGGCGGAACCTACGGGTCAGCCCCAATTAAACAAGATGACTTCGGTATTCCGACTTTAAATGCTTTAGTACGTGCCGACCGTTTCTTAAAGGCACGAGGGGTGCGTCAACAGATAAGTTTAATCACAGCTGGAGGATATTTTACTCCAGGGGAGTGTCTTAAAGCCTTGGCATTAGGCGCAGATGCAATTAATCTCGGTTCTATCGTCATAATGGCCTCTTCCAGTAATCAAACTGAAAAGGTTATTCCCTTTGAACCGCCAAATACAATCGTATTCTATGATTCATCTACTAACGTGAAGGAACTTAATGTCAATCAGGCAGCAACAAGTGTTGTTAATTTGCTAACGTCTATGGTGGCGGAAATGGAAGAAGCTATGCGCGCACTTGGAAAAACCTCTCTGAAAGAACTTAACCCTGATGATTTAGTCGCCTTAGACTCTTATACAGCTGAAGTCACCGGAGTGAAACGGATTTATTAA
- a CDS encoding cation diffusion facilitator family transporter codes for MSTILELIRKGNTSSFYAALGNLFLVILKGFAAISSGSGAMFAEAMHTGADTVNQIFVFIGSILAERKPTLRFPSGFGRLINVFCMGAVIVVTIMAYETVLEGIHLIRHPILLGNLGLTIFSLITSMAIDGYVLSKAIREIVKETRIETKGFASIAAAIKNVKRASPATRLVFYEDLVATFGAILALGAILLTRFTTIKSLDGFATIIIGFLMGGVAFRVGYDNMVGLIGVSAPKEVEDKVSLIIFSDPDVTDINKMRILQEGRFYHVESYIELRRGLTLAEADNIKSRIRDLLLGYAEVTDVTLGIIEDNGVKDWRPS; via the coding sequence ATGAGCACAATTTTGGAACTTATAAGAAAAGGAAATACTTCGTCGTTTTATGCAGCGCTAGGCAACCTTTTCCTAGTTATTCTCAAAGGTTTTGCGGCTATTTCCAGCGGTAGCGGCGCTATGTTTGCTGAAGCAATGCACACTGGCGCAGATACTGTTAACCAAATATTTGTCTTTATCGGCAGTATCCTTGCAGAACGAAAGCCGACTCTCCGTTTTCCGTCTGGTTTTGGACGTCTGATCAATGTATTCTGTATGGGGGCGGTCATTGTCGTCACCATTATGGCCTATGAAACGGTTCTAGAAGGAATTCATCTAATCCGACACCCAATACTTCTGGGAAATCTGGGACTCACCATTTTTAGCTTAATTACTTCGATGGCTATCGATGGCTATGTGTTATCGAAGGCCATACGTGAAATTGTGAAGGAAACACGGATTGAAACAAAGGGATTTGCTTCAATCGCAGCGGCCATAAAAAATGTAAAACGTGCCTCTCCTGCGACCCGCCTCGTCTTCTATGAAGATCTTGTAGCCACATTTGGAGCCATACTCGCTCTCGGAGCCATACTTTTGACTCGCTTCACTACCATCAAATCGTTAGATGGGTTCGCTACGATTATCATCGGATTTCTCATGGGAGGAGTAGCCTTTCGAGTCGGGTATGACAACATGGTTGGACTCATCGGAGTTTCTGCACCCAAGGAAGTGGAAGACAAAGTATCGCTGATTATCTTTTCAGATCCTGATGTTACGGACATCAACAAAATGCGTATCCTGCAAGAAGGGCGTTTTTATCATGTTGAAAGCTACATTGAACTCCGCCGAGGGTTAACCTTGGCGGAGGCTGATAACATCAAATCTAGGATTAGGGATTTGCTCTTGGGTTACGCTGAAGTCACCGATGTCACTTTAGGGATAATAGAGGATAACGGAGTAAAGGATTGGCGACCAAGCTAG
- a CDS encoding PspA/IM30 family protein: MGLFSKVKDLLQANIMDMVNKSEDPEKMLNLYVERAMEEVRNFQIQVNRAVADKIQLEERIEGLNKEIELRTGQATLAVQQGKDDLARTALTYKKQAETSKLDYETQLGDQAKAVNDLQENLRILTEKLEKAKMERNNLVMRQRRAQTMKNANEAISGLSSHDPMADIDRMKERVQRMEAEAKASRTMVSTNTLEDQFAELEKIKANSEVEDELAKLKAGLKVGLEKK; encoded by the coding sequence ATGGGTTTGTTTAGCAAAGTGAAAGATCTGCTTCAAGCAAATATTATGGATATGGTGAATAAGTCTGAAGATCCCGAGAAAATGTTAAATCTCTATGTGGAACGTGCCATGGAGGAAGTTCGCAACTTTCAAATTCAAGTAAATCGTGCAGTTGCAGATAAGATTCAACTTGAGGAACGCATTGAGGGTTTGAATAAGGAAATTGAACTACGCACTGGCCAGGCGACACTTGCCGTACAACAGGGTAAAGATGACTTAGCAAGGACTGCTCTGACCTATAAGAAACAGGCTGAAACTAGCAAGCTTGATTATGAAACTCAACTTGGAGATCAGGCTAAAGCAGTGAATGATCTTCAGGAGAACCTGCGCATACTTACTGAGAAATTAGAAAAGGCAAAAATGGAACGGAATAACCTTGTTATGCGCCAACGTCGAGCACAAACTATGAAAAATGCTAATGAAGCAATATCTGGGCTCTCTTCGCATGATCCCATGGCTGACATTGATCGAATGAAAGAGCGGGTCCAACGCATGGAGGCAGAAGCAAAGGCTTCACGAACTATGGTAAGTACCAACACGCTTGAGGACCAATTTGCTGAATTGGAAAAGATCAAAGCGAATTCGGAAGTGGAAGATGAGTTGGCAAAGCTTAAAGCTGGGCTTAAAGTAGGGTTGGAAAAGAAGTAG
- a CDS encoding TIM44-like domain-containing protein has protein sequence MNTRIKRIGVAITFMLLSTQASLALARGGGGVGGSLGGSSGRSYSGGSFSGGSLPRGSSSGGLGGFFPFPFFFFGGTSSGGSLFGGLFSFLFLMVILYLIFKALRSSRRWGQQGRSTKGRGLGAPFMPSSGPNIRDDGENYSSLTPVDLTGRPITNSESLQRFGKSINFTRENMRYYAETFSRWDRDFLIGRVRQVFFWLQDAWSRQDLSAANDYLTTTLGNKYQSDLQGMKTRGERNIIKEPVLNKGDIEFIHSHLDEQTQHFMVMVSASLVDYTVDASQRILSGDDKHRLYYTEFWEFVWQNDQWLLADIYQEDALEVAKIARGEE, from the coding sequence ATGAATACAAGGATAAAACGAATAGGGGTTGCCATCACTTTCATGCTCCTTTCGACCCAGGCTTCTCTCGCTTTAGCACGTGGGGGTGGAGGAGTAGGTGGGAGTCTGGGCGGAAGTTCAGGGCGAAGTTATAGCGGTGGGTCTTTCTCTGGGGGTAGTTTACCTAGAGGTTCTTCCAGTGGGGGACTCGGTGGATTCTTTCCCTTTCCGTTCTTTTTCTTCGGGGGTACGTCTTCAGGCGGATCATTATTTGGGGGATTATTTAGTTTTCTCTTCTTAATGGTTATTCTCTACCTTATCTTCAAAGCTTTGCGCTCCTCGCGTCGCTGGGGTCAACAAGGAAGGTCAACTAAGGGGCGTGGTTTAGGTGCCCCATTCATGCCAAGTTCTGGTCCAAACATCAGAGACGATGGAGAGAACTATTCGAGCCTGACGCCAGTGGACCTCACTGGAAGACCGATCACGAATTCAGAAAGTCTTCAGCGTTTTGGAAAGTCAATCAACTTTACGCGCGAGAATATGCGCTATTATGCAGAGACCTTTTCCCGTTGGGATAGAGATTTTCTTATCGGACGAGTCCGACAGGTATTTTTCTGGTTGCAAGATGCATGGAGCCGTCAGGATCTTTCGGCAGCCAATGACTATCTAACCACAACACTGGGCAATAAGTACCAGTCAGATCTTCAAGGGATGAAAACCCGTGGAGAACGTAATATAATTAAGGAACCAGTTCTGAACAAGGGGGACATAGAATTCATTCATAGCCATTTGGATGAGCAGACCCAACATTTTATGGTCATGGTGTCTGCTAGTTTAGTCGATTATACGGTCGATGCGTCCCAAAGAATTCTGTCGGGTGATGATAAGCATCGACTTTACTACACGGAATTTTGGGAATTTGTTTGGCAGAATGACCAATGGTTGCTGGCCGATATTTATCAAGAAGACGCCTTGGAAGTCGCAAAAATTGCTCGTGGTGAGGAATAA
- a CDS encoding response regulator: MSRDYHILVVDDNYGIRRFLKEFLTQEGFYVTEASDGMSALKLAIEEKPSLILLDMRMPGISGMQTIAKLRDLVPKTIVVAMSAYVNARDIREALQEGLIQHFIMKPFDLVEIRVLLNDLLNNLFRIQS; the protein is encoded by the coding sequence TTGTCACGTGATTATCATATTTTAGTGGTTGATGATAATTATGGTATACGCAGATTTTTGAAAGAGTTTCTAACTCAAGAAGGTTTCTATGTTACAGAAGCATCGGATGGAATGAGCGCTTTGAAACTTGCAATTGAGGAGAAACCTAGCCTGATATTACTTGATATGCGAATGCCCGGAATAAGTGGTATGCAAACCATAGCTAAATTAAGAGATTTGGTTCCGAAAACAATAGTAGTAGCGATGAGTGCTTATGTTAATGCAAGAGATATAAGAGAAGCACTCCAAGAAGGGTTGATTCAACACTTTATAATGAAACCATTTGACCTAGTAGAAATACGTGTTCTCTTAAATGATTTACTTAACAACTTATTTCGTATCCAATCATAA
- a CDS encoding aspartyl-phosphate phosphatase Spo0E family protein gives MCRNVKDANIELKTLLKVIEDLREELNLTIGQGKNPLDPFVLKLSQDLDTELNRFYYITLNKASSY, from the coding sequence ATGTGTAGAAATGTTAAAGATGCTAACATTGAATTGAAAACCCTTCTTAAGGTTATTGAAGATCTTCGCGAGGAATTAAACCTCACTATAGGACAAGGGAAGAATCCACTGGATCCCTTCGTGTTGAAGTTAAGTCAAGATCTAGATACGGAACTTAATAGGTTCTATTATATAACGTTAAATAAGGCATCCTCTTATTGA
- a CDS encoding GNAT family N-acetyltransferase, producing the protein MRKAQFEDINEIMDIIRLTIFEMHSYNNYQWDENYPQEKDFITDINEGNLYVLERDGRVVAFICVNQIEPEEYSELDWSSKEVGMVIHRMSVHPEYRRTGVGSKLMKFAEVLAKNNKINYLKIDTNSINEKMKALFIKCGYNFIGEMQFLGKEEPFYCYDKILVEEPKR; encoded by the coding sequence ATGAGAAAAGCTCAATTCGAGGATATCAATGAAATAATGGACATTATCAGGCTGACTATTTTTGAGATGCATTCCTACAACAATTATCAATGGGATGAGAATTATCCTCAGGAAAAGGATTTCATAACGGATATTAATGAGGGTAATTTATACGTTCTGGAGAGGGATGGAAGGGTTGTTGCTTTTATTTGTGTAAATCAGATAGAACCTGAGGAATATAGTGAGCTCGATTGGTCTTCAAAAGAAGTAGGAATGGTAATCCACAGGATGTCCGTTCACCCTGAGTATAGAAGAACCGGGGTTGGATCCAAACTTATGAAATTCGCCGAGGTTTTAGCTAAGAACAACAAAATCAATTATTTAAAAATAGATACTAATTCGATCAATGAAAAGATGAAAGCACTTTTCATTAAATGTGGCTATAATTTTATTGGAGAAATGCAATTTTTAGGTAAAGAAGAACCGTTTTATTGTTACGATAAAATTCTAGTAGAAGAACCAAAACGTTAA
- a CDS encoding PAS domain S-box protein codes for MYYNFVISGIMVLFLCGVAILLDLLLKRKYSDYLLGVMFGLITIFVMGSRMGMRSSSLDFRHITMTMAGFIGGPVTALIAAIISALYRYFSGGSGLIGSITIIIVFGCFGTVLGKNLRSKQNGKKLIFWFLVGIVMSIMLLLIIGFFSPWTKHAQAILRIVWGPYLIITPLATTIIFNFYYWVYGCVSKASILNAIINSSPINIMIFDAQGSIMISKNIKTELKAYPFIENLFPSLYTDKTWPNTTEPQHREINTEDGKHFVTDLSSFKMPCGENAFVAIINDVTDRKSEQEKLRAANEKFYKAFQLGPHMMAIIRKSDYRYVDVNRRFLEARDFQYEDVIGKTPIEIGVPQSEFSGVFEAIQEQGSVKNVESTIVSKYGSRGTAILSAETIQIDDQECILFAYNDVTEMKRMQTERLEQLTKNLELEADLAKSNQFIADIINNMPDGFYALDNQWRFTFVNKKVEELFLKTQEELIGEVLWVVDPQARGTILELNFSKARTDFLPITFEYLSSLHIDSWHQITAYPSEVGMSVYYRDVTEEKLASEKLIKSQEEKVSILESMTDCFYAMDRDLQFTYINHAAEIAFGKSRGQLLGKKMTEVFKANDTALYYYHEVINEKRSVTFEIISEALGGKWLEISVYHTKTGVTCYFRDITSRKTAEETLRQSEEKFSKAFHGGPIMMLMATIEEGQFIDVNEALCSSTGYTREEIIGHTSKELNFFVEADKRQKLKKMLVEQSKTENEEFDFRTKSGEIRYGLSWSQLFYLDGNPCHITGLIDVTEQKRIQKEMAKLDRLNLIGQLAAGIAHEIRNPMTTVRGYLQLIGAKPDYSALKDTFALMISELDRANFIITEFLSLAQTKPTELKSQNLNDIINHLYPLLEADTFTQNKQLYFIPGKIPNLDLNRNEIFQMILNLTRNGLEAMEQGGSLTIKSYVEDSKVVLSIADEGCGIPQENLNKLGIPFFTTKDTGTGLGIATCYRISESHCAKINIDSSPSGTTISILFPIPDEKPEIVCSPD; via the coding sequence TTGTATTATAACTTTGTAATAAGTGGTATTATGGTCTTATTTCTCTGCGGTGTCGCCATTTTGCTAGACTTATTACTCAAAAGAAAGTATTCTGATTATTTGCTTGGCGTTATGTTCGGTCTAATTACTATATTTGTAATGGGTAGTAGAATGGGTATGCGAAGTAGCTCTTTGGATTTTCGACATATTACTATGACTATGGCAGGTTTTATCGGTGGGCCAGTAACCGCACTGATCGCAGCGATTATAAGTGCACTGTATAGATACTTTTCAGGTGGAAGTGGTCTGATAGGTAGTATTACAATTATTATTGTATTTGGTTGCTTTGGAACAGTTTTAGGAAAGAATTTGCGAAGTAAGCAAAATGGAAAAAAACTAATATTTTGGTTCCTTGTAGGTATCGTAATGTCGATTATGCTTCTATTAATCATTGGATTTTTCTCACCATGGACAAAACATGCTCAAGCGATTCTAAGAATTGTCTGGGGACCATATTTAATCATCACCCCATTGGCAACGACGATAATATTTAACTTCTATTATTGGGTGTATGGATGTGTTAGCAAAGCTTCGATCCTAAATGCCATAATAAACTCCAGTCCTATAAACATAATGATTTTTGATGCTCAAGGCTCAATTATGATCAGCAAAAATATAAAAACCGAACTCAAAGCTTACCCGTTTATTGAAAACTTGTTTCCATCATTATACACCGATAAAACATGGCCTAATACGACAGAACCACAACATAGAGAAATTAATACAGAAGATGGAAAGCACTTTGTCACGGACTTATCTAGTTTTAAAATGCCATGTGGCGAAAACGCTTTTGTTGCAATTATAAACGATGTGACTGATCGGAAAAGTGAACAAGAAAAGCTAAGAGCAGCAAACGAAAAGTTTTACAAAGCATTTCAGCTGGGACCCCATATGATGGCTATTATTAGAAAGTCTGACTATAGATATGTTGATGTTAATCGACGTTTCCTTGAAGCAAGGGATTTCCAATATGAAGATGTAATTGGTAAAACACCCATCGAAATTGGTGTGCCCCAAAGTGAATTTTCAGGAGTTTTTGAGGCTATCCAGGAACAAGGGTCAGTTAAAAATGTTGAAAGTACAATCGTTTCAAAATACGGTTCAAGAGGTACCGCTATTCTTTCAGCTGAAACGATACAAATTGACGATCAAGAATGCATTTTGTTTGCTTATAATGACGTTACTGAAATGAAACGAATGCAAACGGAAAGGCTAGAACAACTCACCAAAAACTTAGAATTAGAGGCGGACCTTGCCAAGAGTAATCAATTTATTGCAGACATTATCAATAATATGCCAGATGGATTCTACGCTCTCGATAATCAATGGCGGTTTACGTTCGTAAATAAGAAGGTAGAGGAATTGTTCCTGAAAACACAAGAAGAACTTATAGGAGAAGTTTTATGGGTAGTAGACCCCCAAGCACGAGGAACTATACTTGAACTCAATTTCAGTAAAGCAAGAACTGATTTCCTACCCATAACGTTTGAATATCTTAGTTCTTTGCATATAGACTCATGGCATCAAATTACGGCATACCCTTCTGAAGTTGGCATGTCTGTTTATTATAGGGATGTTACCGAAGAAAAATTAGCGAGCGAGAAATTAATTAAATCTCAAGAAGAGAAGGTTTCTATTCTCGAAAGTATGACAGATTGTTTTTATGCAATGGATCGGGACTTGCAATTTACTTACATAAATCACGCAGCTGAAATAGCTTTTGGGAAATCCCGTGGTCAGCTGTTGGGCAAAAAAATGACTGAAGTATTTAAGGCCAATGATACCGCCCTATATTACTATCATGAAGTAATAAACGAAAAAAGGTCGGTAACTTTTGAAATTATTTCTGAAGCTTTAGGTGGTAAATGGTTAGAGATCAGTGTTTATCATACAAAAACTGGTGTAACATGTTATTTCCGAGATATTACTAGCCGTAAGACGGCAGAAGAAACCCTGCGTCAATCCGAAGAGAAATTCTCCAAAGCCTTTCATGGCGGACCAATTATGATGTTGATGGCCACTATTGAAGAAGGGCAATTCATAGATGTTAATGAGGCATTGTGTTCTAGTACGGGTTATACCCGCGAGGAGATTATCGGTCACACCTCAAAAGAATTGAATTTTTTCGTAGAAGCGGATAAGAGGCAGAAGCTTAAAAAGATGCTTGTGGAACAGAGTAAGACAGAGAATGAAGAATTTGATTTCCGCACAAAATCAGGCGAAATCCGTTATGGACTTAGTTGGAGCCAACTATTCTATTTAGACGGAAATCCTTGTCACATAACAGGACTTATTGACGTTACTGAGCAAAAGCGTATTCAAAAAGAGATGGCTAAGCTGGACCGTCTAAACCTGATTGGTCAATTGGCTGCTGGTATCGCGCATGAAATAAGGAATCCGATGACGACGGTGAGGGGTTACCTCCAACTTATAGGTGCAAAACCAGATTATTCAGCACTGAAAGATACATTCGCGCTGATGATTTCGGAGCTAGATCGTGCAAACTTTATTATTACCGAATTTCTCTCGCTGGCTCAGACAAAACCAACTGAACTAAAATCCCAAAACCTTAACGACATTATTAATCATTTATACCCGCTTTTGGAAGCGGACACGTTCACTCAAAACAAACAACTATATTTTATTCCAGGTAAAATTCCCAATCTTGACCTTAATAGAAACGAAATCTTCCAAATGATTCTGAATTTAACCCGCAACGGACTTGAAGCAATGGAGCAAGGCGGTTCATTAACCATTAAAAGTTATGTAGAGGACAGTAAGGTAGTGCTGTCAATTGCGGATGAGGGGTGCGGCATTCCACAAGAAAATCTTAACAAATTAGGAATCCCGTTCTTTACGACTAAAGACACTGGTACTGGTTTGGGCATAGCAACATGCTACAGAATTTCAGAATCTCATTGCGCCAAGATCAATATCGATTCTAGTCCTAGTGGGACAACCATCAGTATACTCTTCCCTATTCCAGATGAGAAGCCGGAAATAGTATGCTCACCTGATTAA
- a CDS encoding VTT domain-containing protein — MNKKHFSLLTLLGSLLLVIVLYPKLQHPAVLQAFVTQWGWISILVDLFIIMLLMLFPVVPFVLIAGVNTLLYGWIGGFMLSLGGSLLGSSLGFWLARTLGQAWAQPKVEKLGKWGTLIEGNSFSLVLLSRFIPFLPSAAVNYASGVSLMAFPTFFSATLIGKIPMIVWESWVGHDFWRISHHSGRLLLALVIGALSFGSVCLYWYFSTRCPNDPPS; from the coding sequence GTGAACAAAAAACACTTCTCACTCCTGACGTTGCTGGGTTCCCTCTTGTTGGTGATTGTACTCTATCCCAAACTTCAACACCCTGCTGTACTACAGGCGTTCGTTACGCAATGGGGATGGATTAGTATCCTTGTTGATTTATTCATAATCATGCTTCTAATGCTTTTTCCAGTGGTACCGTTTGTCTTAATCGCAGGAGTTAATACCCTTCTTTACGGATGGATCGGTGGTTTTATGCTTTCCCTCGGCGGAAGCTTATTAGGTTCCTCATTAGGTTTTTGGTTAGCCCGTACTCTTGGACAAGCATGGGCACAGCCAAAGGTAGAGAAACTTGGAAAATGGGGCACTCTAATCGAAGGCAATAGCTTTTCGCTTGTCCTTCTCTCCCGATTCATTCCATTCCTTCCCTCCGCGGCAGTAAATTATGCGTCTGGGGTATCTCTAATGGCCTTTCCAACGTTTTTTTCAGCAACACTTATCGGAAAAATTCCCATGATTGTTTGGGAGTCTTGGGTTGGGCATGACTTTTGGCGAATCTCTCATCATTCCGGGCGGTTATTACTTGCCCTAGTGATCGGTGCGCTTTCATTTGGGTCAGTTTGCCTATACTGGTATTTTTCGACTCGATGCCCCAATGATCCCCCTTCTTAA
- a CDS encoding DoxX family membrane protein has translation MRKFTVIQLSAFDGIKNPAYIGYQGKVYDVSNIFKDGVHAGMKAGKDLSEDFAKGPHKEDIFTNFPVVGILAEEKSLCEKVFSGTSLQTDLFLRLALGIVFFAHGAQKLLGWFGGYGWSGTMGYLTQTVHLATPIAGVVILLEFFAGIALILGFLTRPAALGIAIVMLGAAVTVHLPNGFFLDKGGVEYVFVLFLIALFFLINGAGTVSIDRLIRTRSQRR, from the coding sequence ATGAGAAAATTTACAGTGATTCAATTAAGTGCTTTTGACGGAATCAAGAATCCTGCCTACATTGGTTATCAAGGAAAAGTTTATGATGTATCTAATATATTTAAAGATGGCGTACATGCTGGGATGAAAGCCGGCAAAGATTTAAGCGAAGACTTTGCCAAAGGTCCTCATAAAGAAGATATTTTTACTAACTTCCCTGTAGTTGGTATATTAGCTGAAGAGAAAAGCCTATGTGAAAAAGTCTTTTCAGGTACTTCACTACAAACTGATCTATTTTTGCGTCTTGCTCTTGGAATAGTTTTTTTCGCTCATGGAGCACAAAAATTGTTAGGTTGGTTTGGGGGATATGGTTGGAGTGGCACAATGGGCTATTTAACTCAAACTGTGCATCTAGCCACTCCAATAGCGGGGGTGGTAATTTTACTTGAGTTCTTTGCCGGAATAGCTCTAATCTTAGGGTTTTTAACTAGACCTGCCGCTCTGGGGATAGCTATAGTTATGTTAGGTGCAGCTGTTACGGTTCATCTACCTAATGGTTTCTTTCTAGACAAGGGTGGAGTCGAATATGTTTTTGTACTTTTCTTGATCGCACTCTTCTTTTTAATTAACGGAGCTGGAACTGTTTCTATCGATAGGCTGATTAGGACCCGATCTCAACGTAGATAA
- a CDS encoding SGNH/GDSL hydrolase family protein: protein MLSLYLALGDSITSGYGVDRSSSFPTIYANFLARHHSDLHLLNQGVNGLTTSELLELLKFNKGLRHSISQAVLITITIGSNDLLSLMGCGNLNQALNPSQLPFILKNMAKTLAHVGEEVRRLNSSATVKVATLYNPLPAGPYAPFNALAQRVIASANRIIVSWAKQYGAVVVFLDREIRGKEHLLIGQDYAHPNEAGYQVIAKAFARY from the coding sequence ATGTTGAGTTTATACTTGGCTTTGGGTGATTCTATTACTTCAGGGTATGGCGTTGACCGTTCATCTTCCTTTCCAACGATTTATGCCAATTTTTTAGCGAGACATCACTCAGATCTGCACTTACTCAATCAAGGGGTAAACGGTTTAACAACGAGTGAGCTGCTTGAGTTATTAAAGTTTAACAAGGGCCTTCGTCATTCGATTTCCCAGGCTGTTCTGATCACTATTACAATTGGCTCTAATGATTTGCTTAGTCTTATGGGATGTGGAAATCTCAATCAAGCCTTAAATCCATCGCAGTTACCTTTTATCTTAAAAAATATGGCTAAAACTCTAGCACACGTGGGTGAAGAGGTGAGGCGACTCAATTCTAGTGCAACGGTTAAAGTGGCCACACTTTATAATCCTTTGCCTGCAGGCCCCTATGCACCCTTTAATGCACTGGCCCAAAGGGTTATCGCCAGTGCTAATAGAATTATTGTCTCTTGGGCAAAGCAGTATGGGGCGGTTGTGGTTTTTTTAGATCGGGAGATTAGAGGGAAAGAGCATTTGCTTATTGGTCAGGATTATGCGCATCCCAACGAAGCAGGGTATCAGGTAATTGCCAAAGCATTTGCCCGTTATTAA